TGGTTATGTATTGGGGCCTGTAACTTCCAAAAATTTCAGTATTTTGTTTTAATAAAAGGATCATATTGCATTATGTAACGAATCTTAGGCTCACAGCCGAGAAATGTAACTAGCTAGTTCTTATGAATTTTAGCATTTTTGGGTTAGTCTTCATAATTGCTTTGGTTGAAAATGCTTTGTTCTACTTATCAATTATGGGATCTTCATAGAAACTTTGTCTGATGTTTCAGGCCTCACAGAGTCTTTGTTTTCTGCTCACAAGGATGGATATCCTGAACATGAGCAGGCCTCTCTTAAGCAACTATATCAAGCTAAGGTTTGCGTGAAATGCATAATTATCTAATTAAGCTCCAGCTATTATTCTGTGTTGGTAACAATGCATAACGTGCACTATGCTGCGCAGATGGCAGAACTACGTGCTGAAAGCCAGCAGACATCTGAATCAAGTGGAACAACTGGGCGCTCAAAAGGGGCAGCAGTGGCATCTTCCCACCAGCAAATATCTGTCACTGTTGTTACAGAGTTTGTTCGTTGGAATGAAGAAGCAATTACCAGATGCGTTTTGTTCTCATCCCAAGTAATATTTGTTCATTCAAGCTACAGTACAATTTCTACTAATATCTTTTAAAATGTATCTAATCTAGTTTACTTGGGATTCAGGAGTTAATTGCTCAGTATCTTCTAATGTTATTATAATTTCCCAAGTTTTCTTTTGAATCTGTACTCATCTATGTGGGCTTGTGTATACTGTCTACAATGAAACTCTTTATTAGATCAAATTAACATGTATTCATAAAGTTACTTTGTTTAACATGAAATTGGAGGTTTCTTATGAGGTATCTTAAATGCCTATCTTCATAGAAAATGACTTTCAAGGACACAGGTACCATTCCCCTGTGGATGAATGGGAAATTCACCTGCATGGGTGCTTGTATGTTATTGCATATTGTTAGGTTTGAAGAAAATGATGACAAACCTATAAACTGACCGGAGATGGGCAATCTAATATTAACAGTGGTTAAACAAAATATTACTATGTTGTTTTAGGTCATGTAGGGATTCAATTATAATAGATTTTTATTTTGTAGATATATTACTAGCCTTTTCTATATATTCTTTATAAATGTATATAACATAATTGCTTTTCTTCTTTTTCTACAGCCTGCAACCCTTGCAGCAAATGTAAAATCTGTGTTTACTTCCCTCCTAGGCCAAGTAAGTTGGTTCTCATCATATTCAAATAACCTACAGGTACATGATCTTTGTTTCCTGCTTCTTGAGAAATTAAATTCATGACTTCTTTTTCTTTCCTTTCCAGGTCAGTCAATATATAACAGAAGGTCTTGAACGAGCAAGAGACAGCTTGACTGAAGCTGCGTCTTTAAGAGAAAGATTTGTGTTGGGCACTAGCATGAGTAGAAGGGTGGCTGCTGCTGCTGCTTCTGCTGTACGTCTCTAATCATATACTTCTTGATGCATTCTAAAATGTGAACATTACTTAATTTAACTAAATGCACAGTTTACGAATATGGTACTAAGGATGTGAATGGCTGATGTGTAGGCAGAAGCTGCTGCTGCTGCTGGTGAAAGCAGTTTCAGATCTTTCATGGTTGCTGTACAACGTTGTGGAAGCAGTGTGGCTATAGTTCAACAAGTATGTTGGCAATTTGTCATTGTCTAAATGCATTCATGTTCTCGATGAAATGACCTAATATTTGAGTGCTTACATTGATTGAGACTTTTACTTTTCAGTATTTTTCAAATTCTATCTCTCGGCTTCTACTCCCTGTTGATGGTGCACATGCTGCTTCATGTGAAGAAATGGCAACAGCTATGTCAAGTGCAGAGGGTGCTGCATATAAAGGCCTTCAACAATGTATTGAAACTGTGATGGCTGAGGTCAGTTATTAATTTCTTTTACCGTACATTGTAGGTTCAGTGATTCCACCCTACAGTTAACAATTAAGTATGGTCATGACTTGGCTTCTTGGCGGGTTCTGGGTTATATGTATGTATTGACTTGTTCTTCGTGGTTCTTGTATATGCATCTCTTTCTGTCATTTGCTCATGTTTCATGTTTTCCATTTGAAACCACTGCTATCAGGTGGAACGATTACTTTCTTCTGAACAAAAGGCAACAGATTACAGATCACCAGAAGATGGATTTGCTCCTGATCATCGGCCAACAAATGCCTGCACCAGGTTACTAATTAAAGCCTTCATTTTTAGGGCTTTTGCCAACCGAGTCATTGTTTGCTATATTTCTTTTTAATGGAGATAGAGCTTGTCATGAATGAATACCAGAGAAATTCACGAAGTTCTGTAGTCCACAAATTTGACACCTGCATTAAGTTGTCTGTGATGTTTTGGTCAAACTATTGAATTGTCTTTATGGATATCTAGAACCATGTATATTGATTTTCCAGCCAATTTTGCAGTAATTGATAATCAGTCAACTGTATGGTGCTTTTCTCATTTTTCCTCTCCCTTGCAATGTTATCCTGTACAAACATGTTGGCAAGTATTCAGTGGATTAATAATTGCTTCCATTTTTTGGACTATTCAAACAAAATAAACTAAAATATTTCCTGGTCAATACCTAACCAACTGAATAGGGTTATATTTGAGGATCATAATTTTTTTTTCGTGGCCGGAGCATTTAAACGAGGAGAAATTTTATATACACTCCCCTATATACTTAATACACACCCATAATTATTTTTTGTTGTTTTTGTGCCATAAACTTCCTATTTCACCCCTATCACCTATACACGTCCATAGTCGTCCGTACCAACGGACATCCATGTATTTCTATCGTCTCTCCTCCACTACCAGTCTACAACCATCCTTGATCGCCCCATGCTCTAAGTCTCCAACTGCCACCAATTTCCAGTGACAAGTCCCACCTGTTTGAGAAAGATCCAAACTGCCCCACACCATATAATAAGAGATGAAGATACAATGTTGAGAATCAGTCCCCATTATAAGGTGGGCAAGGAAGAAACCCTAGAATAATGGCAGAAGTTTAAGAGAATAGTTCCACACACACATACATCATTACATCATTGCCCATCGATCAATAAATTTTGATATAGATGTCTGCGAAAAGCTTTAGAGGGAGGGACACAGATCTCGTTTAGTCTCTTAACTCTTTTTATCTCTCTTCTTCTTTGGCAAAAGAATATGCATTTTAATTGGGTTCTCCTTCTGCTGTTTTTAACCCAACTCAGATCATGATTCTATTTTTTGTTTTGTTTCAGTTAATGTAAGGGTCTTATAGGAATATAAATTTTCCAAAAAAAGTTCAGAGTTGAGGGATGTGTATTTAGGAATAAGGGGTGTGTATTTAGGAATATAATTTTTTTTCGTGGCCGGAGCATTTAAACGAGCTAAGCTTGCTTTTTTTCTTTTCTTTCTAATAGATAAACCCCCTTTACTTTACTAAGTCTAGTGCCTCTGTAATGTTTTTATACGTTACACTGATCATATGATGATTACTGTTGATAATGTGTTTATCTTCTCTTGGCTAGAGTTGTGGCTTATCTTTCCCGTATACTAGAATCTGCGTTTTCAGCACTCGAGGGTCTCAACAAGCAAGCATTTTTGACTGAATTAGTAAGTACTTGCTGTCTCTCCTGATGCGTTTTTATGTGTTACAGTCTCTTAGTTGGAACTAGACAGTTCAATTGCTTGTTTGCATATAATTGCAAGGCCATGAATAATACACTGAATGCTTTGAACTGGCTTGGTACAATGATATATTTGTATCTACACATTTAGCGGACAAAATTCCATAATGCTTGGATGATCCAATGTCATTAAAACTATTGTGCCAAGTGTTAGATCATTTATGACATGAGTCATAGATGATATTTTTCATTTTCGTCACGCTTGTTTCATTTCACGTGATTTTAAATTGATATCTTTGGGCTGAATTGGGGTTATGTGGTTTGAATAAAGATGGTTTGGATGTCACCATCACATTTGAACTTACATTATGTTGACTGTTTACCAGGGAAATCGCTTGCATAAAGGGCTGCTAGCACATTGGCAGAAGTTCACCTTCAATCCCAGGTAATTGTACTTTCTCAGATTCATGGCCTGCCAAAAACTAGTTCATATGAATGTTTACATCAACTGACGAGTTCAATTTGTTTCCCTTTTTCAGTGGAGGACTACGGCTCAAGCGTGACATAACTGAATATGGAGAATTCGTGCGCAGTTTCAATGCTCCTTCTGTTGATGAAAAATTTGAATTGCTTGGCATGTAAGTTTCCTTGAAATGCCTATATTTCCAGTTCTACCTATTTGGGTTTTAGAATATGAATGTAATGATGAGCATTAATCTGCAGAATGGCCAATGTCTTCATTGTTGCTCCTGAAAGTCTATCAACTTTGTTTGAGGGTACCCCCAGTATACGGAAAGATGCACAGAGGTAACACTTTTACTCTTAAAACAAAAATGTGTTGACCACATACATATGACACTCATTTTAACTTCCCAGTATGATGAAGAATTTTCCACATTTCCTGATTTTTATTTATTTTTATTTCAAAACATCCCTGAAGAGTGAAGACAATAGTGTTGGTTAAGCGCAAAAGCATATTTCATGATTATATCTTGTACTTTTTTGTTCCCTTTTAGAAGGTTGCCCATTTGTCGTGATGCAATTTTGGTTTGGATGCCATATCAGGTTTATTGAGCTTAGAGACGACTACAAGAGTGCAAAACTTGCTGCCAGACTTAGTTCCTTGTGGGCAAGCTCAAGTTGATTCAGAAGATGTATGTTCACTGAATATGACCTCCCAAATTTTGTTTGGTATCAAGGTGCTCCAGAGATGAGGAAACTGACACACCGAGTTGAATTTATTTGGAGGCACCTCAATCAAGCAGGGGAATTGGTTTAAATTGGATTGTTGGTCTGGTTAAAGAGCTCATCTTTGGACAGATCACTGAAATAGGGATTGTTTATCTTTTCCATTTTGTCGAGTGTATATTTTGAAGGTACAAATAGGAGGACCTGAAAGACTAGTCTTTTAGATATCTAATTTATTTGCTAGGGTTGCAAATTACATTTGATGGTTTTGGCTCTTTTGTAAATGATACCAGTGTTGCACTAAGTTGTGTTTTTTGATTGCAGTTCAAAAAGTGTTTTATTTCGAAATCACAAGTTGCTTAGGAGAAAGTCACCGTGAACGGCTAGTGCTTCAAGCGCACCCATTTTTGTTTCTTTCATGTGATTTCTATTAAATTTAAAATCAAGCGGAAAAACTTAACAAGTTAAGCCAAAAATGAAAATGGATCAGATAAATAACTTGATGGTTGGTCATGCTAGTGTTGTAGTGGCTGCAGCGTGCAACAACTGCTCTTTTAGGGAAGGACTCTAGGAAGCTTTATTCTATAACTCCATATTTTGCTGACTGATTGTATAATATTTGTATTCTAGGGAAATGCTCAAGGAAGTACATTGGTGAATGACATTAAAAATCTGAATGCTCATTTCCATTTGATTAGAATTAGCCATTTAGGCATCATGTTTTGGGAAACCAATTCTGTAGCTGACAAGCTAGCTAGCTTTGTAAAGAATCAAGGATCACCTCAAGTACACTCATTGTTCCGAAAGAACTAGCCGGATTTTGGGAGGCGATTAGGTAACAACTCATCAATTTGGATCATATTTATTTACATACATACAGTAGTATGAGACGAACGTGCGATCTCTCACAGTAGTTTTTTTATTTATTTTTAATTTCTAGAAAGTAGAAACTCACGTGGTTTGCACGTGAAACAGAGAGGAATGCCCTCCTCTTTTTCCCTCTCTCTTCCATCGTCTACATTTCAAACTCCGCTCCATTTTCCCGGCCAAAAAAATAATAATTCCTCAAATCGAGTAACTAGACCCTAATCTAATCTAATGGCGGAGCCGCCACCACAGCGAGAGCGGTAGACTCTCCCACAAGCGATGACCGCCTCCGCCAAAACCATCTGCTCCATCTGCTACGAAGACCTCAACCCCGTCGCCGAGGATCTCCAATCCATCTCCATCTGCGGCCATGTCTTCCACGAGCTCTGGTAAACCTCTCCACCACCAATTTTCTCCCTCCGGGATCAATCTGTTAGTTTAATTAAGTGACTGAATCATGGATTTTTCTCTTCTTTTGTTTTCGAAACCCTAGTTTGCAGCAGTGGTTCGAGTACTCGTCCAACAACAAGTGCAGCTGCCCGGTGTGCAAGCAGAGCTGCAAGCCCAACGACGCCGGCCGGCTTTATTTCCAGTCGGTGGATCCGAGCTCGACGCAGAGAGCGGTTCTTGAGCGTGGGGAGGACACCGAGGCGTTGCGTCAGGAGGTGCAGCGGTTGGAGTCCAAGACGGTTGTGCTTAATTCGGCATTGGACCGCCAGGGGCAGAGTCTTAAGGAGTTGACTGAGGAGGTATTGGGGTCTCATTGTGCTGGTTTTGGATTTTTGAGACATTTGGATTTGGATTTTGTGTTATGATAGGTCACACATTTTGGGGTTTTCGTTTTACTCTCTTGACTTGTGACTTGTGAGATTGAAGCAAAGTAGCTGTAGTTTGACTTGGAGTGTTGGATGATTCACAATTTGGTGCTAGTGTGACTGGGTGAAACATAATTCTGAGATATTTACCATTTCCTTCGATGAAAGGGCAGTTTAAACTGTAATGTTGGGAAAGTTTGGATGAAAGAAAAGGGTTGAGATTGTGGCTTTCTTGAATATTTTGTGTTTAGGAAATAGGAACCTCTAATATGAGCTGAGACTTGACTGTTGCGAAATCAAGTAGAAGGTCATAACTGGTTTCTGCCCTGAATGGTGGGGGATGATGGAAATGGAATATTAGAACTCTAGATCTTCAGTAGTTTATTCTTTTTAGATTGGAGCATCTTGCTGTTCTTTCATGTGGTTTTTAGTTTTTTACTAACATGGTGTTTTTCTTTTCAGCTTTGTTTATGCAAGGAGCAGGCTAAGAAAGAAGTAGCATTAAAGAATGATGCAGTTGCATCAAAGAATGAAGCTTTGAAACAACAAGCATCCCTGGAACGGATGCTTCATATGAAATCTGGGGTAAATTGTAGTTCTCTACTTATATTCTGTTGATCAAGTTATGAAAAAAATAAATCTTATGAAGCGTTTGTGAACTATTCGTAGGAGATTGATAAAGTGACAACAGAGTGCTTGAGGTTGCAAGAAAAGAATATGAAACTGGCAAAGGAGCTTGCAGCATTCAAATTGTGAGTGCTTTTACATTATTAGTTACTACGGTTGAGTATACTGAAAAGAATTTGAATGTAACACTTACCTGAGGGCCCTTACCCAAGCACCAACAGTTATTGTGATCAGTTTAATCTCTCTGTATTTGTTTATTTTCTACTACTAACATAGCTACATGGATTTAACTGTAGGGTATCTGACTTTGATCTGAAAGAAGAGGATGTGTTAAACTATGCAGCTCTTGGTAATGGGGTGAACAACAAAGAATCGATAGATAGCCTAAAAAGGTCCCTGTTATCACGTGAAAGGTTACCCGTATGACCTTAAAATCTTATACAGAAATATTATTTTTGTGTGTGGATGAATCAACCTGTTTAACTTTTGTTTGAGTTATTTTATCTAAAATATGACTTAAGCAATTATTGCCTATTCATTTCACCCTTGTATACCTGTATTTTTTCCTCGTGTTTGATGTTGGTTTCTGTGTACGCATACTTCTAATAGGGTTTACCAGGTCCATGCCAAAAAAATGACAGCTAGATACAATGAATTGATGAAAAAGCATAGAGATCTTGCGCAAGAAAAGGCTCGATCTAATGAAGAACTAGAGAAGGTTAAAGAAAAGATGAATACATTAAAGGTGAGGTTTTTTTATGAGTTGATCTTAATTACATCTCATTTTGATTAGTGAATCCTGATCAGTGATTTCTGCCCTTTATCAGACAAGGGTGCAAGAATTGGACAGTGCAGTTGAAGTCAAGGACAATGAAGTTTTGAGGGCTTTAAAAGCTTCAAGGCAAACTCGAGGGGAAAGAGTTATTCAGAATAATGTTAGTTGTAAATATGATTCTGTGTCTGTCAACAATTCATCAGAAGATCAAAGCAAACAGTTTGCTCCAATGCATAAATTGGATAGGATTGGAAACTTCCATACTGATCCACTGTGCCAGACAGTACACTTCAATTTCATTAGCCCTATGGATGCAAATTCTACTAAAGATGGTACAAGTACCAGTGCTCATGATGAAGAAAGAGATATGGTCTCTTTAATTGATGATGATGCTTCAAAATTTTCCACAACTAGACATGGACTTTCAAATGCCAATGTGAAAGACCCACTCTGTGAGCGTAGTACTAGCCAGAAGTCTAGCATGTTGAGATCAGGGGTAGGTTCTGATTCAACCAATGAAACTTCAGTCTGTAGGCCAAGAAAGCTGGAAGAGCCTTTGGCCTCAGTTACTGGTAAAATGACTCATATCGCTGAGCCTCCTGCTGCTGATGTTGTAATTCTTGATGATGTAGAAGAAGTTTGCCCGGTGCTTAACATTATAAAGGAATCTCCCATCACACAAGCACTTCCCAGACCAGGTATATCACTCAGACATATTGCGATATTGTGTTTGATTTGGCCTATTCCTCCACAGATGAGTTACATTTACCATAATAACATTCCCAGATAAGTTTAACTTTGATTGAGTTCCTCTTAAAATGCAGGGGATGCAGGCTCTTCTGGTGGCTTGCTTGGTCTTGATGGAGCAAACAGGTTGGGAAAATGGTGCAAGCAGAGTGTAAACAATGGATCTGTAACAAGGCAAGACTCAGCGGCACATAACAGTCATTTGATTGCTGTAGGAACTGACGGAAGAGGTGGAAGAATCAAAGTTCTGAGATCTCATAATCAATCAACAATGGTACGTTCATCTAGTGTTATTTGTTATACTCTTGTCCAAAGTCGGTTCATTAGACTGGTAGTAGCTAACTACATATCATTTATTTTTTGTTATTCTAATCACAGTTATTTGCTAACAAGTCATTTGATTGTTTTTGCCCATAGTTACTTGGAACCAGTAAAATTTGCTTGTGATGAAATCTTAATGTTATAGTGGTATATCTATTACCACCATTTCAAGTGCTAAGCTCAAGGATTTTCTTTATTAGCAGGATAGTAAGTCGAATTCACGGGCACCAAAGAGATGCAAATATGGAGCTAAGACAAATAGCATGCAGTCCCAAGGGAACTTGCAAATGGAACACTTCTTCGGAAGATCTGGTAAATAATCAAACTGTTTAAAGGTGTGCATACTATATATCTGCAAGGTTGCAATGCTCTTGTTTCTGTGATTTATTAGAGCTAGAAAGAGAAAACAAAAGTTTTCTTGTTATGCTCCGTCCAATGTATGCTAAGAGACTATCAAATGGAAGAAGCTGATGGCATTCTCTATACTTCCTGCTTTTGAACTTCAAGTTTGCTAGTTCTACTTCAATATTGATTTCCCATTTGTTGATCTCATCCTAGTATTTAGCCTAAACTGAACCCTATACAGCTTTCTATAAAACCATTCATCGTGAAAATACTGGAACTATTGCAATTGGAATGGACTTTGTCTTGCATTCTGCTATTTTTGTGAAGTGAACGTGATAAATTTTGGTCAGATCAACTCAGAGGAGCTTTGTACATCAAGTAATAAGTAATTAATAGAATTTCATTTGTTCTGTAGTAAACCCCACGTCTCCTCTTAGATGTTGAAACTTCTAGCTTCGTGAATCCTGTTGAAACTTCTAGCTTCATGAATCATTATTGATGAATAATTTTCAGTATGTCTTATCGAATTCATGAATTATGTGATTTGAAGATTACAATGTCAGTAATGAGGTCGGTAATGATGCAATTACCCACATGCAATTCACATGCTTTGGTGTACTATTTTCTCACACCAGTTTTGAAGTTTCTTTAGGCAGGCCTAATTGTAATGGTTGTGTTTCTTGCATACCTCGAGTCTTTTAGTTTCCTCGGAGAGGAATTGGTTTCTCGAATCGGATATATTCAACTTCAAGGACTACGATTTAGAGTTGCTTAGATTAGCTGGTTGGAAAATAGTGCTAGGTCCAATAGATTAGTAAACGGGCACGCTCTGGATTTTTGACCCGAAAAATACATGCTTAAAACGAGCTTTTGGTAAATGAAGAAAAACTATATATAGCTAGTTGGTTTAGATACTGGGAAACTAATACTTCATATTCGTCCTTCCAATTTAACATATTGTTCTTCTATTGTGAGGTGCATTTGGAGACAACATAGATGCCAACTGTAGTGTAGCATATATGAGTTCATTGTATTTCTTCTTTTAAAAAAGAAAAAATTCATAGATAATGGTGAGTCCAACATCAATGTTGAAAGTTGAAACAATACTTTTCATTCTGATTTTTGTCCCACTAAATTTTAGACACAAAAGTTTATAGCGAGACCATATGACATAACATTGAACCATTTATCTTAATTAGTTTCTAGATGAGAATAAGAGAACATTTTTCTACTTCTTCTAACGGTTTGGTTTGTCTATGACTCCCCATGTGATTGGTTTTGGCACATCAAGAGTTTTAGGATTAAAGAGTATATATTCTTGCCTTCACATTTGAGTTCGAAGAAGCCATCTCTTATACTTGAATCCATTATCATGTTAACTTGATATTATACATTCGGACAGGAAGACTGAATTTTTGAAACTAACTATTTGATGGGTGTAATGCAAGTTATCGAGTTATTTTGAAAGATACGTTTTGTTTTCTGTTGTGGGTTGATAAGAGCTCATTTCAGTGAGAAGTGCTTATCAACTTAGATTGGCATGCTGCTCAAGCAAGAAATCCAAGAAATTGTCTCTAAGTTTACCAATCACAGGTGTCAAGATCGAATTATAGCCATCTGACTTTTTTGAGAATCAGAAAAACACAAAACTAAAAACATTGTCAATTGTATAGTTGGTGGAAGACAACCAGACTAGCGGGTCCAAGTTAAACCCTTCACTTCCAAAAACAATAAACCAAGTGAAACTCAAATGACAAATTTTCTTTTGGAGACCATGAGACCAAGCAAGTCTTAGTTTTCCACCGTAAGAATATTGGTTTCTATTTGACTGATAAGTTTGCAAATCAGTACCCTTTTCTGATTTCTTGGGTTACAATCAAAAGAGAATCAAAACCCTAACAGGATTTCTCCTATAAACACAGAATTACCAGTTTTATAAAATGGCAACGACAACATAGATTTGAAATCAAAGAATCCCTGTCGATGGATTTACCTTATTTTTCATGATTTTAGACCACTCCGTAGTCTCTGCTTTCAACCTTTGAAGTTAGAAATCAACGCCCTCTGCAACTTCCTGGAACTAGTTCCAGCCTTAGAGGTCATCTGACCCTCCATGCGCATCCATACCTTTCCTATTTTTCTTTGTCATGAAAGATAGTGATAATTTACGTTTCCATTCTATTTAGGTGACAACATTGAGAGAAATTTTTAAATGTTACGGGAGGACCATGTGGCAGTCTGACGTGATCGTACGTTCCAATCAAATTTAAACATGTGGATTTTTTACAACTAAAACATAAACAAATATTTTCTATTTTTTGTGAAATGACATTTATGGGTATTTAGCAAGTTCAAACTAGGGTCTAGGGTATAGGGTTTAAAATTTAGGGTTAGAGTTTAGGGTATAGGGTTTAGGGTTTAGGGTATAGGGTATAGGGTATAGGGTTTAGGGTTTGGGGTTTAGGGCTTAGGGTTTAGTATTAAAAAAAACAACAGAAAACCTAAAATGGTCTTTGACAAAATAGCTGAAATAATTTTTCATGAAGAAAATCTACATGTCTAAATTCGATTGGAAAGTAGGACCACGTCAGACTACCACGTGGTCCTCCCGTAGCACTGAAAAATTTCTCCAATATTGAGGTGATGTATCGGATGTACTACCTATTGTTGTTATTCCATTTGTTGCTTAAAAATTAGGTTTCATCTCCCAAATGTCCGGATATGACCATAAAATCGTAGCAATGAAAAATTTCTCCAATATTGAGGTGATGTATCGGATGTACTACCTATTGTTGTTATTCCATTTGTTGCTTAAAAATTAGGTTTCATCTCCCAAATGTCCGGATATGACCATAAAAATCAGCTTCAAATTAATATTTTTCACGTGTAAAACAATATGATTCGTCGGATACACATCGCTGTTTCGTACCCAAAATCCCTCAGGTTAATCTTGGTTCTTGGTTGCATCACTTGCATGAACTTCTCAAAGACAAAAAGAAAAATGGGGAAAAGAAAAATCAGGAAACGATAAGCGTTAGAAATAACCTGTAAATCTATTACAAGTACCGGTAGGTATATATTGTTGGAGATCAATAACTACGATTGCTTCTGTTTTCAACACTGGTCTGAACGGTACTAGTTTCTCAACCACTTTATATGAGAAGATTTAGTGAAGATCAGTCCCAGCTGCCTGCATAGCACGTCAAAGAAGATCGATCAGTTTGGTTTTTGTGAAACCATGCACTCCTTGATTGTACTGTTTGTTG
Above is a window of Fragaria vesca subsp. vesca linkage group LG7, FraVesHawaii_1.0, whole genome shotgun sequence DNA encoding:
- the LOC101305223 gene encoding uncharacterized protein LOC101305223, translating into MTASAKTICSICYEDLNPVAEDLQSISICGHVFHELCLQQWFEYSSNNKCSCPVCKQSCKPNDAGRLYFQSVDPSSTQRAVLERGEDTEALRQEVQRLESKTVVLNSALDRQGQSLKELTEELCLCKEQAKKEVALKNDAVASKNEALKQQASLERMLHMKSGEIDKVTTECLRLQEKNMKLAKELAAFKLVSDFDLKEEDVLNYAALGNGVNNKESIDSLKRSLLSRERYNELMKKHRDLAQEKARSNEELEKVKEKMNTLKTRVQELDSAVEVKDNEVLRALKASRQTRGERVIQNNVSCKYDSVSVNNSSEDQSKQFAPMHKLDRIGNFHTDPLCQTVHFNFISPMDANSTKDGTSTSAHDEERDMVSLIDDDASKFSTTRHGLSNANVKDPLCERSTSQKSSMLRSGVGSDSTNETSVCRPRKLEEPLASVTGKMTHIAEPPAADVVILDDVEEVCPVLNIIKESPITQALPRPGDAGSSGGLLGLDGANRLGKWCKQSVNNGSVTRQDSAAHNSHLIAVGTDGRGGRIKVLRSHNQSTMDSKSNSRAPKRCKYGAKTNSMQSQGNLQMEHFFGRSGK